One stretch of Meleagris gallopavo isolate NT-WF06-2002-E0010 breed Aviagen turkey brand Nicholas breeding stock chromosome 14, Turkey_5.1, whole genome shotgun sequence DNA includes these proteins:
- the PRKAR2A gene encoding cAMP-dependent protein kinase type II-alpha regulatory subunit translates to FAYFAAPVINRYNRRVSVCAEAFNPDEEEEDTEQRIVHPKTDEQRCRLQEACKDILLFKNLDQEQLSQVLDAMFERKVKPHEHVIDQGDDGDNFYVIEQGLYDIVVAKDNQARCVGRYDNHGSFGELALMYNTPRAATIVATTEGALWGLDRVTFRRIILKNNAKKRKTYELFIESVPLLKSLEASERMKIVDVIGEKVYQDGERIISQGDKADCFYIVESGEVKIMIKSKTMMSKEANQEVEIARCHRGQYFGELALVTNKPRAASAYAVGEVKCLVMDVQAFERLLGPCMDIMKRNITHYEEQLVAMFGSSMDLLDPGN, encoded by the exons TTTGTGCTGAAGCTTTCAATccagatgaagaggaagaagacaCAGAACAGAGG ATAGTTCATCCAAAAACTGATGAACAGCGATGCAGACTGCAGGAGGCATGTAAAGATATCCTGCTCTTCAAAAATCTAGATCAG GAGCAGCTTTCTCAAGTCCTTGATGCCATGTTTGAGAGGAAGGTGAAACCTCATGAACATGTGATTGATCAAGGGGATGATGGAGACAACTTCTATGTCATTGAGCA GGGACTGTATGATATTGTTGTAGCAAAAGACAACCAGGCACGCTGTGTGGGCCGCTATGATAATCACGGCAGTTTTGGGGAACTGGCGTTGATGTACAACACTCCTAGAGCTGCCACCATTGTTGCCACAACAGAAGGAGCCCTTTGGGGACTG GATCGAGTGACATTCAGAAGAATCATAttgaaaaacaatgcaaagaaGAGGAAGACGTACGAGTTATTTATCGAGTCTGTACCCCTTCTCAAGTCCTTGGAG GCATCAGAACGAATGAAAATTGTGGATGTTATAGGAGAGAAAGTGTATCAGGATGGGGAACGTATCATTTCTCAG GGCGATAAAGCAGATTGCTTTTATATTGTAGAATCTGGTGAAGTAAAAATCATGATTAAAAGCAAG ACTATGATGAGTAAGGAAGCTAACCAAGAAGTAGAGATTGCCCGGTGTCACAGAGGGCAGTATTTTGGAGAGCTTGCACTTGTTACCAACAAGCCCAGGGCAGCCTCTGCCTATGCTGTTGGAGAGGTCAAATGTTTAG TCATGGATGTGCAAGCATTTGAGAGGTTGCTTGGACCCTGCATGGACATTATGAAGAGGAATATAACGcattatgaggagcagctggtgGCAATGTTTGGCTCTAGCATGGACCTGTTGGATCCAGGGAATTAG